A single genomic interval of uncultured Sunxiuqinia sp. harbors:
- a CDS encoding lipocalin family protein, with product MIDKTTVQHLDIERYMGTWYEIARLPNRFEKDLIGVTATYKLRDDGKLKVINAGYKNTFDGKFKEATGKAKIPNPEEPGKLKVSFFLFFYSEYNILELDDDYQHALVGSSTPKYLWILSRTPQLEENTYDMLVQQAQARGYDTSELIKVKQKKE from the coding sequence ATGATCGATAAAACAACCGTACAACATCTCGACATTGAACGTTATATGGGCACTTGGTATGAAATAGCACGCCTGCCCAATCGATTTGAAAAAGATTTAATCGGCGTAACGGCAACCTATAAACTTCGGGATGATGGTAAACTAAAAGTTATTAATGCAGGATATAAAAATACGTTTGACGGCAAGTTCAAAGAAGCAACTGGGAAGGCTAAAATTCCGAATCCGGAAGAGCCCGGCAAGCTAAAGGTTAGTTTCTTTCTCTTCTTCTATTCTGAATACAATATTTTGGAATTAGATGACGACTATCAGCACGCGCTGGTGGGAAGTTCAACGCCCAAGTATTTATGGATATTAAGTAGAACTCCTCAACTAGAAGAAAATACATATGACATGCTTGTTCAACAAGCACAAGCCCGAGGATATGACACGTCAGAATTAATAAAGGTTAAGCAGAAAAAAGAATAA
- a CDS encoding alpha/beta hydrolase produces MNLKFSFLVISFFFVISFNTASGQEKASYKLIESVQYREDTVLTDYMKERCRLDLYYPDGKRDFTTIIWFHGGGITGGEKFIPEEWKNKGLAVVAVNYRLSPKVRCPTYIEDAAAAVAWVFSHIEEYGGSVSEIVVSGHSAGGYLTNMVGLDKHYLAKFGVDADQIAALVPFSGHTITHFTIRGERGISGTQPIVDEYAPLFHVRNDAPPLFLITGDRELEMLGRYEENAYMYRMMKVVGHPETYLYELDGFNHGGMAKPAFELTLSILNELNLD; encoded by the coding sequence ATGAATTTGAAGTTTAGTTTCCTAGTTATTAGTTTCTTTTTTGTCATTTCCTTTAACACTGCGAGCGGACAAGAAAAAGCGTCCTATAAACTGATAGAGTCTGTTCAATATCGGGAAGATACTGTTCTTACTGATTATATGAAAGAGCGTTGTCGCTTGGATTTATACTATCCGGACGGCAAAAGAGATTTCACAACGATTATTTGGTTTCATGGTGGAGGAATAACCGGCGGTGAAAAGTTTATTCCAGAAGAGTGGAAAAACAAGGGGCTAGCTGTTGTAGCAGTCAATTACCGTTTAAGTCCAAAAGTTAGGTGTCCGACCTATATCGAAGATGCGGCCGCTGCAGTTGCGTGGGTGTTTAGTCATATTGAAGAGTACGGAGGTTCCGTTAGTGAAATTGTGGTATCTGGTCACTCAGCAGGTGGATATTTAACCAACATGGTTGGATTGGATAAACATTACCTTGCGAAATTTGGAGTTGATGCTGACCAAATTGCAGCTTTGGTTCCTTTTAGTGGGCACACAATTACCCACTTTACCATCAGAGGAGAGCGAGGTATCTCGGGAACTCAGCCCATTGTTGATGAGTACGCACCCTTGTTTCATGTTCGAAATGATGCCCCACCGCTTTTTTTAATTACCGGTGACCGTGAGTTGGAAATGTTAGGTCGTTATGAAGAAAACGCCTACATGTATCGGATGATGAAGGTTGTTGGTCATCCAGAAACTTATTTGTACGAACTTGATGGTTTTAATCATGGAGGCATGGCAAAACCTGCGTTTGAACTTACCTTGAGTATTTTGAATGAGTTGAATTTGGACTGA
- the purB gene encoding adenylosuccinate lyase, whose protein sequence is MELNLLTAITPIDGRYRSKVENLQNYFSEYALIKYRVLVEVEYFIALCELPLPQLAEFDKSLFEKLRQVVTDFSVEDAQRVKDIEKVTNHDVKAVEYFLKEEFDKLGIEDYKEFIHFGLTSQDINNTAVPKSIQDALDQEYYPSINDLVATLDELAEAWKDVSMLAKTHGQPASPTNLGKEIRVFSERLKVQLEQLKSISCDAKFGGATGNFNAHHIAYPKISWKAFGNHFLKNYLGLERAQYTTQIANYDNHAAIFDALKRINTIILDLDRDMWTYISMDYFKQKIKKGEVGSSAMPHKVNPIDFENSEGNLGIANALLEHLSVKLPVSRLQRDLTDSTVLRTIGMPLGHSLISISSTMKGLGKLLLNKEAIDADLEKNWAVVAEAIQTILRREAYPNPYEALRNLTRTNKKMSQEVIHEFIDTLEISDELKTQLKTITPHSYTGIF, encoded by the coding sequence ATGGAATTGAATTTATTGACTGCTATTACACCCATTGATGGTCGTTACCGATCGAAAGTTGAAAATCTTCAAAATTACTTTTCGGAGTATGCCCTGATTAAATACCGGGTATTGGTTGAGGTTGAGTATTTTATAGCCTTATGTGAGTTGCCATTGCCTCAATTGGCTGAATTTGATAAGAGCTTATTTGAAAAGCTTCGTCAGGTGGTGACTGACTTTTCAGTGGAAGATGCACAACGTGTGAAGGATATCGAAAAGGTGACCAACCATGATGTGAAGGCAGTTGAATATTTTTTGAAAGAGGAATTTGACAAATTGGGAATCGAGGATTACAAAGAGTTTATTCACTTTGGATTGACCTCGCAGGATATTAATAATACTGCTGTTCCAAAATCGATCCAAGATGCCTTGGATCAGGAATATTATCCGAGTATCAACGATTTGGTTGCTACCTTGGATGAATTGGCAGAGGCATGGAAAGATGTTTCGATGTTGGCGAAAACACATGGGCAGCCTGCATCTCCTACAAACTTGGGGAAGGAAATTCGGGTGTTTTCCGAGCGTTTGAAAGTTCAGTTGGAGCAGTTGAAATCGATTAGCTGTGATGCTAAATTTGGTGGTGCTACCGGAAACTTTAATGCACATCATATTGCTTATCCCAAAATTAGCTGGAAAGCGTTTGGAAACCACTTTCTGAAAAATTACCTGGGACTGGAACGTGCACAGTACACGACACAAATTGCAAATTACGATAACCATGCGGCTATTTTTGATGCGTTGAAACGGATCAATACCATAATTCTCGATTTGGATCGCGATATGTGGACGTATATTTCAATGGACTATTTCAAGCAAAAAATTAAGAAAGGTGAAGTTGGTTCATCAGCGATGCCGCATAAAGTTAATCCGATTGATTTTGAAAACTCCGAAGGGAACCTGGGAATTGCCAATGCACTGCTCGAGCATTTGTCGGTAAAATTGCCGGTTTCGCGTTTGCAGCGCGACTTAACAGACTCAACCGTTTTAAGGACAATTGGAATGCCTTTGGGGCACTCGTTAATTTCAATCAGTTCAACCATGAAAGGCTTGGGTAAATTGTTGCTGAATAAAGAGGCCATTGATGCTGATTTGGAGAAAAACTGGGCCGTGGTTGCAGAGGCAATCCAAACCATTTTACGCCGCGAAGCTTATCCGAACCCATACGAAGCATTAAGAAATTTGACCCGTACCAACAAAAAAATGAGTCAGGAAGTAATACATGAGTTTATCGACACGTTGGAGATTAGTGATGAGTTAAAAACTCAATTGAAAACAATTACACCACATAGTTACACCGGTATTTTTTAG
- a CDS encoding glycosyltransferase family 39 protein, whose translation MFTGIKNRQIYLLLTVFAAVVYFVGLFVDIAGDAAKYGAIAKNIFHSGDYFNLSIHDDPYKEKPPFLFWLSTLGYCLFGVSNFSYKFFPVLYGFFGIFCVYKLGTSMYDKRTGQIAALLLAFSEIYYLYSVDVHTDIVLLSNMAFALWHLYEYLKNKKTLNFILGFAGVGLSMMTKGPIGVFVPATAVIFYLIFNREYKQLIHPKWFLGLAITFATAIPAFYGLYNQLGLEGLEFFFWTNNFGRIAGTYVARANTDYFFYLHTLLYLFAPWGFVLFIAVFLEMKSLLKKQALPADYFLHGGIWFFFIILSIAKGKSPNYILIVMPLLTVLLAKWLNRLLSDQNTLIYKIVFRLQAFVVVLLWICLFLFITYLFPLAKVGYWLIVIPALAMTYYMYSTKKDGFIRFFAPSMLIITLLSFFINSHILPYIFQYQSSIVATRKFNKEASQQAQLFNYDYEQFELFFYGRDGAELIEDTTELKIAVTKPNAWIFCYGEGLNDIKKLNTTIDTIYQFKHRGVYRTGIQFILPSSREHSLKTTYLVKTK comes from the coding sequence ATGTTTACAGGTATAAAAAATCGACAAATTTATCTTCTTCTGACAGTTTTTGCTGCAGTTGTTTATTTTGTAGGATTATTTGTAGACATTGCGGGCGACGCTGCAAAATATGGAGCAATTGCTAAAAACATCTTTCATTCAGGCGATTACTTCAATCTCTCAATCCATGATGATCCGTATAAAGAAAAACCACCATTTTTGTTTTGGTTGTCAACTTTAGGGTATTGCCTATTTGGTGTCAGTAACTTCAGCTATAAATTTTTCCCGGTTTTATATGGGTTCTTCGGTATTTTTTGTGTTTACAAGCTTGGAACCAGCATGTACGATAAACGAACAGGACAAATAGCTGCCCTCCTACTTGCTTTTTCTGAAATATATTACCTCTACAGTGTTGATGTACACACCGATATTGTATTGCTATCAAACATGGCTTTTGCTCTTTGGCATCTCTATGAATATTTGAAAAATAAGAAGACACTCAATTTCATACTCGGATTTGCAGGAGTGGGGCTATCTATGATGACAAAAGGACCGATTGGTGTTTTTGTTCCGGCTACGGCTGTAATATTCTACCTAATTTTTAATCGTGAATACAAACAACTGATTCATCCCAAATGGTTTCTAGGCTTGGCGATTACCTTCGCGACTGCCATTCCAGCCTTTTATGGGCTATACAACCAGTTAGGACTGGAAGGTCTGGAATTCTTTTTCTGGACAAATAACTTTGGGCGAATTGCCGGAACTTATGTCGCCAGAGCAAACACCGATTATTTTTTCTACCTGCACACACTTTTATACCTATTTGCACCTTGGGGCTTTGTGTTATTTATCGCTGTTTTTTTAGAAATGAAAAGCCTCCTGAAAAAACAGGCACTTCCTGCTGACTATTTTTTACATGGAGGTATCTGGTTTTTTTTTATTATTCTATCGATAGCCAAAGGCAAGTCGCCCAATTATATTTTAATTGTCATGCCACTATTGACCGTATTGCTCGCAAAGTGGCTCAACCGACTTTTATCTGATCAGAATACCTTGATCTATAAAATTGTCTTTCGTTTGCAGGCATTCGTAGTTGTCTTGCTGTGGATTTGCTTATTCTTGTTTATCACTTACCTCTTTCCATTAGCAAAAGTCGGCTACTGGCTAATTGTTATTCCTGCTCTTGCAATGACGTATTATATGTATAGCACAAAAAAAGATGGCTTTATTCGATTCTTTGCCCCATCAATGCTAATCATCACCTTACTTAGCTTCTTTATTAATTCCCACATCCTCCCCTATATCTTTCAGTACCAATCATCGATTGTTGCAACCCGTAAGTTTAACAAAGAAGCATCTCAACAAGCACAGCTATTCAATTACGATTACGAACAATTCGAATTATTCTTTTACGGAAGAGACGGAGCAGAGCTTATAGAAGATACTACTGAACTCAAAATTGCAGTTACCAAACCAAATGCCTGGATATTTTGCTACGGGGAAGGTTTAAACGACATCAAAAAGCTGAATACAACGATTGATACAATCTATCAATTTAAGCATCGGGGGGTTTACCGAACGGGTATCCAGTTTATTTTACCTTCAAGCAGGGAACATTCTCTTAAAACAACATACTTGGTCAAAACAAAATAG
- a CDS encoding glycosyltransferase family 39 protein, whose amino-acid sequence MKLLNNLEKKHYLLLASWLAINIIQSFFTEMHADESYYWLYSKHLAWGFFDHPPMSAFLIFLGDSLFHNELGARLFSVLLTTFTAALIMNELNEKKDLFFLSIFMLSFPLFHTHIAGFLALPDAPLVCFTLLFFLTYRRFLEKPSWKYSTLLAILAAAMIYSKYHAFLVLGLVVLSNLKLLKSKYFWGILTGAIVLLLPHIIWQVDNHFPTFKYHLSDRSKPVQLKYFGDNIINQLLVAGPLTGVIIFYSLRKFKINGDLFRRAIIFTIVGFYSVLLLLSFYNRIEAHWTSAITPLLMLAAYPIIVDQPKTKKWFKRLALPIIVVFFLFRFYLAANFIPNVGMLKLAFYNREATSEKIQDMANGRKVAFFSNWASPGMYQFYTGEKAILLATPGYRYSQFDLWNDEAYGKGDTLFVVIPDRMLNDHLTELPNGKKITTAISPDFQSIKKLDLRLDQIKETPTLFIASLNIKNHSDKTIFLNHPSEPSIGYAQNGNEIDRIPLYSFTKKSELQPGEEMNIEYKIAKETLETEQDFSIFTQTIERNRGQVLPIHIQ is encoded by the coding sequence ATGAAATTACTAAACAACCTGGAAAAGAAACATTACCTATTATTAGCTAGCTGGCTAGCAATCAACATTATCCAGTCATTTTTCACTGAAATGCATGCCGACGAGTCATACTATTGGCTGTATTCCAAACATTTGGCATGGGGCTTTTTTGATCATCCACCGATGTCGGCCTTTTTAATTTTTTTGGGCGACTCGCTTTTTCACAATGAACTTGGAGCTCGGCTGTTTTCCGTTCTGCTAACAACATTTACAGCAGCACTAATCATGAATGAGCTGAACGAAAAAAAGGATTTATTCTTTCTGAGCATCTTCATGCTTTCGTTCCCCTTATTCCATACACATATTGCCGGATTTCTGGCATTGCCCGATGCCCCGTTGGTTTGTTTCACACTCTTATTTTTCCTCACCTACAGACGTTTTTTAGAAAAACCTTCCTGGAAGTACTCAACACTGCTCGCGATTTTAGCAGCCGCCATGATTTACAGTAAATATCATGCCTTTCTGGTTTTAGGCTTAGTAGTTTTATCGAACCTAAAACTACTGAAAAGTAAATATTTTTGGGGAATTCTTACTGGAGCAATAGTGCTACTACTTCCCCATATTATCTGGCAAGTTGACAATCATTTTCCAACCTTTAAATATCACCTATCCGATCGGTCAAAGCCAGTACAATTAAAATATTTTGGCGATAACATCATCAACCAGCTATTGGTTGCGGGGCCATTAACCGGTGTAATCATTTTTTACAGCCTCCGGAAGTTTAAAATAAATGGTGACCTTTTCCGAAGGGCAATTATCTTTACCATTGTCGGGTTTTACAGCGTGCTTTTGTTGTTAAGTTTTTACAACCGAATTGAAGCACACTGGACAAGCGCCATCACTCCCTTGCTTATGCTGGCTGCTTACCCGATTATTGTGGACCAGCCAAAAACGAAAAAATGGTTCAAACGACTTGCCCTCCCAATTATTGTAGTTTTTTTCCTATTCCGTTTTTATCTGGCTGCTAATTTCATTCCCAATGTGGGAATGCTAAAACTGGCCTTTTATAACCGGGAAGCAACATCTGAAAAAATACAAGATATGGCCAATGGCCGCAAAGTTGCGTTCTTCAGCAATTGGGCCTCACCGGGCATGTACCAGTTTTACACCGGCGAAAAAGCAATTCTATTAGCAACACCGGGTTATCGTTATTCTCAGTTTGATTTATGGAATGATGAAGCCTATGGCAAAGGCGATACGCTATTTGTTGTTATCCCTGACCGCATGTTGAATGACCACCTGACTGAATTGCCAAATGGGAAAAAAATTACCACGGCCATTAGTCCTGACTTTCAGTCGATTAAAAAATTAGATCTAAGGCTTGATCAAATCAAAGAAACGCCAACCTTGTTTATCGCATCCCTAAATATTAAAAACCACTCAGATAAAACGATTTTCCTCAACCACCCTTCTGAACCTTCGATTGGATATGCACAAAACGGAAACGAGATTGACCGTATTCCGTTGTACAGCTTTACCAAAAAATCAGAACTACAGCCTGGTGAAGAAATGAACATAGAATATAAAATTGCAAAAGAAACGCTGGAAACAGAACAAGACTTTTCAATATTTACACAAACAATTGAACGCAACCGCGGACAAGTTCTCCCAATTCACATTCAATAA
- a CDS encoding ABC transporter ATP-binding protein, translating to MKDLYGLLKRFIPPYKGKVILNILFNFLGALFGAFSFALLIPALGILFNTQELVTQRPVVESLSIERLTELFSYFISQVVITSGSERALIYIGLFIVLMVFLKVGFTYAASFVMVYLRNGVVRDIRAQMYQKILELPLGFFSDERKGDIIARMTGDVQEVENSVMNSLEMLFKNPFIILISLLAMIYMSWSLTLFVFVLLPIAGFVIGRVGKSLKKRSMRGQDKMGDILSITEEDISGLRVIKAFNAEKKAYDRFSRENESYLQIMNKLMWRRFLAHPMSELLGTVVIIIVLWYGGALVLKNESSLSAEAFIGYLVFFYNIINPAKAFSTALYSVEKGLASMNRIDRILGQENNIKDKPDSVGKKDFKDKIEFREVSFKYVNENVLKRVILGVNKGQTIALVGQSGSGKTTLVDLLPRFWDVSEGGIFIDGTDIRDIKLHDLRNLMGNVNQEPILFNDSFYNNIAFGVDHVTEKDVVSAAKIANAHEFISATENGYHTNIGDRGDKLSGGQKQRISIARAILKNPPILILDEATSALDTESEKLVQEALENLMKNRTSLVIAHRLSTIKNADVICVLHKGQIVEKGTHQELIELKGRYHKLHQMQVF from the coding sequence ATGAAAGACCTTTACGGGTTACTCAAACGGTTTATTCCTCCTTACAAAGGGAAGGTGATTCTGAATATTCTTTTTAATTTTCTTGGCGCCTTGTTCGGGGCTTTTTCCTTTGCATTGCTTATTCCTGCGCTCGGAATTCTGTTTAATACTCAGGAATTGGTGACTCAAAGGCCTGTAGTTGAGTCATTAAGCATCGAAAGGCTAACCGAGTTATTTAGTTACTTCATCAGCCAGGTTGTTATCACATCAGGTAGCGAACGTGCATTAATTTATATCGGCCTTTTTATTGTTTTAATGGTTTTTCTGAAAGTCGGATTTACTTATGCTGCCAGCTTTGTTATGGTTTATCTGCGTAACGGAGTGGTGCGCGATATTCGGGCACAGATGTATCAGAAAATCCTGGAGTTGCCATTGGGCTTCTTCTCTGACGAGCGCAAAGGAGATATCATTGCTCGGATGACCGGTGATGTGCAGGAAGTGGAGAATTCGGTGATGAATTCTCTGGAAATGCTTTTCAAAAACCCGTTTATTATTCTCATTTCTCTTTTGGCGATGATTTACATGAGTTGGTCGCTCACGCTTTTTGTGTTTGTGCTGCTGCCGATTGCCGGTTTTGTCATTGGCCGTGTTGGCAAAAGTTTGAAGAAGCGAAGCATGAGAGGGCAAGATAAAATGGGTGATATTTTATCGATCACAGAAGAGGACATCTCCGGCTTACGTGTGATCAAAGCTTTCAATGCAGAGAAGAAGGCTTACGATCGGTTCAGTCGGGAGAATGAATCCTATTTGCAGATCATGAATAAATTGATGTGGCGTAGGTTTCTGGCTCATCCGATGAGCGAACTGCTCGGAACAGTTGTTATTATTATTGTTCTGTGGTATGGAGGAGCTTTGGTGTTGAAAAATGAGAGTTCCTTGTCGGCAGAGGCATTTATTGGTTATTTGGTTTTCTTTTATAATATAATTAATCCTGCAAAGGCGTTTTCTACAGCGCTTTATAGTGTCGAAAAAGGCTTGGCATCGATGAATCGGATTGATCGGATTTTAGGTCAGGAGAATAACATCAAGGATAAGCCTGATTCGGTTGGTAAAAAGGACTTTAAAGATAAAATCGAGTTTCGTGAAGTGAGCTTCAAATACGTCAACGAGAATGTGCTGAAGCGGGTCATTCTCGGCGTTAACAAAGGGCAAACGATCGCGTTGGTTGGTCAGTCCGGATCCGGAAAAACGACCTTGGTTGATTTGTTGCCTCGTTTTTGGGATGTTTCCGAAGGAGGGATTTTCATTGATGGAACTGATATTCGTGATATCAAATTACACGATTTGCGTAACTTGATGGGGAATGTCAATCAGGAGCCCATCTTATTCAATGATTCGTTTTATAATAATATTGCTTTTGGCGTTGATCACGTCACCGAGAAGGATGTTGTTAGTGCTGCGAAAATTGCGAATGCACACGAGTTTATTTCGGCTACCGAAAATGGCTACCATACTAATATTGGTGATCGGGGGGATAAGCTGTCAGGAGGGCAGAAGCAACGGATTTCTATCGCACGGGCTATTCTTAAAAATCCACCAATTTTAATACTCGATGAGGCGACTTCTGCCTTAGATACAGAGTCGGAGAAGTTGGTACAGGAAGCTTTGGAGAACCTGATGAAAAACAGAACCTCCTTGGTAATTGCCCATCGTCTGTCAACGATTAAAAATGCCGATGTTATTTGTGTGCTTCATAAAGGACAGATCGTTGAAAAGGGAACTCATCAGGAGTTGATTGAGTTAAAAGGCCGTTATCACAAACTGCACCAAATGCAAGTGTTCTAA
- a CDS encoding NfeD family protein, with protein MKSGLKLAVILLFAIIFTTFAQKSEPGSPQKLVYKFNIKENIAPAIWRQTKQAFEEADSLKADLILIHMNTYGGTVLDADSIRTKILNSRLPVYVFIDNNAASAGALISIACDSIYMRPGGSIGAATVVNQTGEQMPDKYQSYMRSTMRATAESHGGDTILSGQDTTFRWFRDPKIAEAMVDERVYIPGIIDTGKVLTFTPSEAMEHGFCEGIAENVPKLLEQIGITEYELIEYKPSALEKFIGFLVNPMVSGLLIMIILGGIYFEMQTPGIGFPLIIAVAAAFAYFAPLYLEGLAANWEILIFIVGLILIALEIFVIPGFGVAGLLGITLSFTGLVLSLVDNINFDFEAVHPDKILTALTTVIVALFGGFMLSLVISKKIFTANSGAFKNLSLNTIQDKNEGYVGVDNQKTLTGKEGVAFTVLRPSGKVKIDNKIYDAVSIQGVIDREEKIVVIRDEAAQLYVEKLEDN; from the coding sequence ATGAAATCAGGATTAAAACTGGCTGTCATCCTATTATTCGCCATCATTTTTACAACTTTTGCCCAGAAATCAGAACCAGGAAGCCCCCAAAAACTTGTTTACAAGTTCAACATCAAAGAAAACATAGCTCCCGCCATTTGGCGTCAAACCAAACAAGCTTTTGAAGAAGCAGATAGTTTGAAAGCTGACTTGATTCTGATTCATATGAATACCTATGGTGGAACGGTACTGGACGCTGACTCGATTAGGACAAAAATTTTGAACAGCAGACTTCCGGTTTATGTATTTATAGACAACAATGCAGCGAGCGCCGGCGCTTTAATTTCAATTGCCTGCGATAGCATTTATATGCGCCCCGGCGGATCGATTGGTGCTGCAACGGTGGTGAACCAAACTGGGGAGCAAATGCCCGACAAATACCAATCTTACATGCGCTCCACCATGCGGGCAACAGCCGAATCACATGGCGGAGATACCATTCTCAGTGGGCAAGACACCACCTTTCGTTGGTTTCGCGATCCTAAAATAGCCGAAGCTATGGTTGACGAACGGGTGTACATTCCCGGAATCATCGACACGGGTAAAGTACTCACCTTCACCCCTTCCGAAGCAATGGAACACGGTTTTTGTGAAGGCATTGCCGAAAACGTACCCAAACTGTTGGAACAAATAGGAATAACAGAATATGAACTAATTGAATACAAACCAAGTGCATTAGAAAAGTTTATCGGTTTTTTGGTGAACCCGATGGTTTCCGGACTACTCATTATGATTATTCTAGGCGGCATTTATTTTGAAATGCAAACTCCGGGTATTGGATTCCCGCTAATAATTGCTGTAGCAGCCGCTTTTGCCTACTTTGCCCCACTATATCTTGAAGGGCTTGCAGCCAACTGGGAAATTTTGATTTTCATCGTCGGACTCATTTTAATCGCTCTGGAGATTTTTGTGATTCCCGGCTTTGGAGTGGCCGGGCTACTCGGTATCACACTCAGCTTTACCGGACTGGTTTTAAGCTTAGTCGACAATATTAATTTCGATTTTGAAGCCGTACATCCTGATAAAATACTAACCGCATTAACAACCGTCATTGTTGCACTTTTTGGAGGATTCATGCTCAGTCTCGTTATCAGCAAAAAGATTTTCACTGCTAACTCTGGTGCGTTCAAAAACCTCTCCCTAAATACCATTCAGGATAAAAATGAAGGGTATGTGGGCGTGGACAATCAGAAAACGCTCACAGGCAAAGAGGGTGTGGCTTTTACCGTACTTCGCCCCTCAGGAAAAGTGAAAATTGACAATAAGATTTATGATGCTGTTTCCATTCAGGGGGTGATTGACCGTGAAGAGAAAATCGTAGTTATACGGGACGAAGCGGCCCAATTGTATGTGGAAAAGCTGGAGGACAACTAG
- a CDS encoding ammonium transporter: MDETLQGLQIGIDNMWLLIAAFMVMFMQPGFAMVEAGFTRSKNTANILMKNLMDFSIGSLLYWIIGFTLMYGDSIGGFIGTPDLFFMSEGFGDNYSDYADLFFQTVFAATAATIVSGAMAERTEFKSYLIFSIVITVLIYPISGHWTWGGGWLSEMGFHDFAGSSIVHSVGAWVGLAGAAIIGPRIGKYGKDGKAKAIPGHNLALGALGVFILWFGWFGFNPGSQLAAAGTENAVAIGHIAVTTNLAAAAGAVTAMLVAWIRYKRPALSISLNGALAGLVAITAGCDAVDPVGAVLIGIMAGFVLPFAVEFFDQVLKIDDPVGAISVHGVSGALGTLAVGLFSTSEGLFYGNGASLLGIQAIGVLAFFVWSAGCGFILFTILKKANILRVSKRIEEEGLDVYEHGESAYN; encoded by the coding sequence ATGGACGAAACTTTACAAGGCCTACAGATAGGCATAGATAACATGTGGTTATTGATCGCCGCTTTTATGGTGATGTTTATGCAGCCAGGATTTGCAATGGTAGAGGCAGGTTTTACCCGCTCTAAAAACACGGCAAACATCCTGATGAAAAACTTGATGGACTTTTCAATCGGTTCTTTATTATACTGGATTATCGGATTTACCTTAATGTATGGAGACTCAATAGGTGGATTCATTGGAACTCCAGACCTGTTCTTCATGAGCGAAGGTTTTGGTGATAATTATTCAGATTATGCTGACTTATTCTTCCAAACTGTTTTTGCCGCAACTGCTGCTACAATTGTGTCAGGAGCGATGGCTGAACGTACGGAATTCAAATCATACCTCATCTTTAGCATTGTAATTACAGTATTAATATATCCAATTTCTGGTCACTGGACTTGGGGTGGTGGATGGTTAAGCGAAATGGGATTCCATGACTTTGCCGGATCATCTATTGTACACTCAGTTGGTGCATGGGTAGGTTTAGCTGGTGCTGCAATCATTGGACCACGTATTGGTAAATATGGAAAAGACGGAAAAGCGAAAGCGATTCCTGGACACAACTTGGCTTTAGGTGCACTTGGTGTATTCATTCTTTGGTTCGGTTGGTTCGGTTTCAACCCTGGATCTCAATTGGCTGCTGCCGGAACAGAAAATGCTGTAGCTATCGGTCATATTGCAGTGACTACAAACTTAGCTGCCGCTGCCGGTGCTGTTACTGCAATGCTAGTAGCATGGATTCGTTATAAGCGCCCTGCCCTGTCAATCTCATTGAATGGTGCATTAGCTGGTTTAGTTGCTATTACAGCTGGTTGTGATGCTGTTGACCCAGTGGGTGCAGTATTGATTGGAATTATGGCAGGATTTGTTTTACCATTTGCTGTTGAATTCTTCGACCAAGTATTGAAAATTGACGATCCTGTTGGTGCCATCTCTGTTCACGGAGTGAGTGGAGCATTGGGTACTTTAGCTGTTGGTTTATTCTCTACTTCAGAAGGATTGTTCTACGGAAATGGTGCCAGTCTACTGGGTATCCAAGCAATCGGAGTATTAGCCTTCTTTGTTTGGTCTGCAGGATGTGGATTTATCTTGTTCACAATCTTGAAAAAGGCCAACATACTTCGTGTTTCAAAACGCATTGAAGAAGAAGGACTTGACGTATATGAACATGGAGAAAGTGCCTACAATTAA
- a CDS encoding P-II family nitrogen regulator: MKKIEAIIRKTKFDEVTDALHEAGIEFFSFWDVRGVGQTRQERAYRGVIYDTGTIERTILSIIVRDKNVEKTVLAIMKAGRSGEIGDGKIFISNIEESYRIRTGEFGDESLFIKGKEE, from the coding sequence ATGAAAAAGATTGAAGCAATTATTAGAAAAACCAAGTTTGATGAAGTAACTGATGCACTTCATGAAGCTGGTATCGAATTCTTCTCCTTTTGGGACGTTCGGGGAGTTGGGCAGACAAGACAAGAGCGCGCTTATCGTGGTGTGATTTACGACACGGGTACGATTGAAAGAACAATCCTCTCAATTATTGTACGGGATAAAAATGTGGAAAAGACGGTATTGGCAATCATGAAAGCCGGTAGATCAGGTGAAATCGGGGACGGAAAGATATTCATTTCAAACATCGAAGAGTCTTACCGCATACGCACAGGAGAGTTTGGCGATGAGTCATTGTTCATCAAAGGAAAAGAAGAATAA